Below is a window of Rattus norvegicus strain BN/NHsdMcwi chromosome 5, GRCr8, whole genome shotgun sequence DNA.
ATGGTTAAAACAAACTCACTTAGAACATTAGAAAATGACGGGTTAGGTGTTCAAAATGTGACATCTAAAAGGAGCATCAGAGTGTCCACAAAAGGAAACCCAGGCAGCTGACTTACTCAGTCTAACACCATAGGACGGATGAGAAACACGAGTGGGGTTCTGAATAGGTCACAACCTGGGATTGAAAAGCCTGTTTGTACTTGACAGCCTCTGTCCTTCCTGTACCTGTGGTGTCTGCTGCCCTGGTGCTAAATGGCCCAGTGGTTCCCTTGCAATAGTTGTGGAAAGCAAGCTGTGCTTCAGTGAAGTGACTCGTGGTGTAGACGAAGACTACACAAGCAAGGGACACTTTCTTTAATAAAGTTGGGATTTAAAAGTCACTTAGTAAAATGTTTAAAGAGTATTATTTTTATCACATCAAAAAGTTTGACACATGGTAGGTTCTGTTTTCCCCATAGAAAGTAAAAGGCCATGCGATAAACCCCAGACTTGGTACGCTCTGGCCCGTTCTGTTTCCGTAAAGAGGTTGTGGCATGAGAACGAGTTTAAATTAATCAAAAGCAAAATACGTTATGTATCAAAGGAAGTGTCAAAATAGTctcaaacaattaaaatataatatatatttataattccaGGCCCTCAAAAGCAATCATGGTAGTTAAGAACAGAGTTTTGAGTCATTATGGTAAGAGGCCAATTTGAGAAACATCTCTAGTGAGATGAGATTCAGACACTGGCATGAGAACCCCACAGAGCTCTGTGAAATCACCCTCAAAGCGGCACATTCCTTCTCACAGCAGGAAGCAGGCTGGCGTGTCCCTCTGGCACAGAGGAGTGGCCTCAGCGGGGTCAGGAAGGCAGCTCTGCAGGGCCGcactcccatcctcccttccgCTCTTGGGCTGCCACCCACCTGGCCTCCCAAGCCCATGGCTCACTACCATCATCCATTCCAAACACTGAACAAGCCcatggctcactaccatctgccCATTCCAAACACTGAGCATCACTGAAGAAGAAGTCAATGCAATGTGGTTTAAATGCCAGTTTCTTCAAGAACCTGATATTTCAGATACAAATCATTGAGGCtcctcttaaaaagaaaattcaactTCCTCATAATCAACTACTTTATGTGAAGAAAAAGGCATTGTTACAATGGCTCAAAACCGTTCTTGAGTCCGTGTGACAGTCAGTCCAGCTTCTAACTAGCAAATGTCTTGCCCACGTCCTCCTTCCCTTTGTATCTCCTCTTCCCGTGTGTGAATGGTATGTACCGGTATTTAATCATGTGCtgggaaaacaaacacacaaacaaacttgAGTTACTTCAAAACAGTTTCCTGCTTTACCCTTTTCCCTAGGCCTGAATAGCCAAAGGTACCCCTCAATTGTTTCAGTCTAGTGCAACTGAAATCAAGAGGCCAACAGTGTGGTTCGTACATTCTAACCCACTGAAATGCCAACATTTGGGAAACATTTCATGATCCTCTGTGAGCAAAGAGCTAGGGAGAGTACAGAAGGGGGTGCAGCCACAACTTCATCACCAGTGTGAGGATGTGCCTTGGGCTCTAGCAGGGCTACCACAGGACCTCAAGCTATGAGCTAAAAGGAGCCACTGAGGCACTGCAGACCCAAGCCCACCTAGCCCTACCCAGGGCTCTCCTACTCGGCTTCCAGCCACCTTCAAGGAAGGCTCTGTTCTCACAGAGGGCTTGCAGTTTAGGACTCTCGGGCAGAAGCTGAATGTAAGTTGGTCATCACACACAGAAGGTGATGCCAGCACTAAATGCCAGCATGCTTTTCCAGGGGTACTGCAGCCTCGGGCTGGTCACTGTCAGCTTGCACAGCAACACTGTTATCTTTACCTTTATTTGCCTCTTCATTGTGATACAGAAAAGCATGATGAAGTACATCACCAGGATCGGCCAGAACACGGGGACGTTGAAAGCCTCAAAGAAGGTACAGATCATAGCCACAAGAATGCCTTTTGTAGCCGCATGCCTTAGAACAAAGGGAGAAATTAGTGTGGTGTGCTCTGCGGACAACACCAGGCAAGTGTCAGACCCCTCTGGTCTTTACAGCCACCACAGTGTAGTGTGAGGTCAGTTTGTGTACTACACTGAACCACACAACTCCTTTGAAAACTAAGTCTTCTTAAGCTTACACAAAGTGTAAAGTACCCCCAGCTAAAGCCAAGTGCACCTCATGTTTGCTCCCTGAAACTGCCATTTTGAGCAGTAACCTAGGCTCTGGATGGACTTGGGAAGCCTGTGTGCAAGGGAGTGCTCTCCCACCCTAGCACACAGCCCTGCTGCCACTACCGCACTGGTTAGGTGCTGTGCGATTGAAACCAGCACAAGCTCTTCTTTTCCTACAGAACAAAGACCAGATTCTTCAAGGGCTTCTACCTACCTTCTGTGTCCTCTCCCAGATCATATCCCATACTCTTAACAATTCCTGTCCTACATACAGCACCAGAGCTGCCAAGTTAAAACACTCACAGAACTCAGTTTGCTTATTCAATTTATTGAGCCAACAAAGACTTTGGCTCCTTTGGGCTCCGGGGGACATTTGGTTCAAAAGACCGTCCAGGAGGCCACAGCCTCGACCTTTGACAGAAGGTCCTCGGAGGAGCTACACTACACCGCAGCGACCTATGTTCTCAGCCCTCTCTCTAGTCTCCCAACTCCCAGGATGTCTGTCTATGGAAGGTTCAGGGCGGCCTTGAACCAAAGCAGTGCCCACAGGAGGCACAGGGCCTAGAAAACAGCTGTTAGAGCCCTTCATTCTGGGACCAGCCTGATCTATTAACTCTAGATGACTGTGCCAACCCAAGACAGAACACTGTCTTTCCCCTGGAAAGCCCTGTGACCTTTTAGATTAATGCACACCACATGCAAACAAAGCACAACAAAATCCTCATTTTGTTAAGAAaccagtaactaagacaaaaacTGATCTTCATCTTCCACAAAAACCTTAAAGACATAACAGCAGGACTGCTCAGGAGAAAGGATTTCCGCTGTGTAGACAAGAAGAAGAGCAGTGGGCAATAATGCTGCACTTCCTTCAAAATACCTTAAGTAGGACGTCTGGTGTTCAAACTTGAAGCGGTCAGTGCCTGTGGTGATCGTGCCAAACACTTGATCTGACTATTACATGACCATTACCTAGTGCATGTGAACCAAAATGGCACCACATTCCCCACATGTGGGCAATTACGTTTGCAAAAGTAAGACATTTATGGATTTAAATATCTTATTGttcaacagaaaaaaattaactcacCAAAATTTGAATTCTGGAAGCCTTCGAATGAAGGGGCGAAACTCctcattttgtttggttggtaATGAAGGGCCATCATCTGAAAGGTAGAACATCGGGCTAGAGATGAAACATCTGCCTCTTACCTTTGGagtccccccaaccccacacacgTCACACACATGTTCTCCTTAAATGCTTCTGAACTAGCACGCCTCACACATGGCAACAGATTTCATTCAACTAAAGTGTGGGGTTCATAGTCAACTGACAAAGCATAATTTGTCGCTTTAGAAACTCAATGAGaccttttccccccttttttaaagatttttttttaaatgtttgtgagtatactgtagctgtctttaggcaccagaagagggcatcagttcccataacagatggttgtgagtcaccatgtggttgctgggaattgaactcaggacctctgggagagcagccagtgctcttaaccactgagccatctctccaggttcgagactttttttccttctttttttaaacaaaagactTAATGCACTTTTTAAAGGCATTAAagattttggggctggagagatggctcagtggttaagagcactcactactCTTCGAGAGCACCCAGGTTCTATTCTGAGCacctacacagcagctcacaactgtctgtaatacctgtttcaggggatccagcaccctcacacagatatacatgcggtcaaaacactaatgcacataaaacagtaattaaaaaaatttcaGTTTCACACAGAGTTTTCATCTGTTGTACTATAGTTAGGTAAATAAGGACAAACTAATGTTTCCATAACAGGTAAACAGAATGCAGGCCACATGGTGgtacaatcctagcacttgagaggtagaagcaggatgaGTTTATGGCTAGTATGGAACACACAGAATTCCATTACCACAATAAAATACCAAGTGCCAATGAAATACTTCAGCAGTTCAAGACAcctgttgccaagcctgacaatctgagtttaaTTCTTGGAACCCACATGGCAGGAGAGACCCAagacaagaggcagaggcagaggcagaggcagaggcaagtggctcTCTGTGTTTGAGGGGAGCCcagtctccagagtgagttccagtacagccagaactacacagagaaaccctgtgtcaacaacaacaaaaacccacaccCAAGAACATTTCAACTCAGAAACCAGGGCACACCCAATGCCCCAGCCTGTATTAACCCCTGGCAACCAGGGTCCTCCTGGTCTGAGCTGTGTCTCTGCTATTTACTGCTCCTGTATTTTTCTGGTCATCCGCCTAACAGTGAATTCTGAGGCAGGCAGGAAACAGAGGAGCAGACCCCTGCATCCTGCTTGTTCTCCCATGTGTCTCTGGATGTGTTATTTAAACCTAgtgcttcccttctctcctgAGCAAAGTGGAGATAAAGAACGACCCTTTCCACAGTGGCACAGGGTTTAGTGTGAGTCATCCTGACATAGACATCACGATCGCAAGCCCAGGTCCAACTGTTCCCAGCTCTGACAGCAGCACCCCAACGGCCCCGCTGTACCTGAGTCTTCCATCAAGGAAGGGTCCACTTTGGGAGAAAGGAACGCTATGAAAAGGTTTAGGTGGTAAATTCCCAAGGCGTAGGTCACAATGTACCAACcctggaagagaaggaaaggcatCATCAATGAGCAGCCCAGCCAGCTGGAACCAGTTCACTGAGCCCATACCCATGAAGCTCTGTTGCACCACAAACATGGTTCCTTAAAGGTGCAGTGATAAGCAATGACTGCTCCACAGTAACCATTTACCTCAACTTACTTGTGAGTTTGACAAGATCATGACAACCTAGGGCCCAGACAACAAACATCTTTAAGGGTGTCATCAAAGGTGCAGGACAGTCAGCCATAGTCCTGACCAGGACTGTCTGCAGCAGAAAAGCTAGCTCTCCTCAGCAGACACACTGCCCTGCCCGTAGGGCTAATGTGAGATGGGTGTCTGAGTAACATTCAGGGTCCTCCTGGCCTCAAAACTTGCTGTGAACAAGCTTTCTCACACGAAGTCTACAACAGAATGTCAGCTATTACTGTACACATGACAGCCAGCAGTCCTCTGTAGACAACTTGCAGCATTAGAAACATATCATTTGGAATAGTACCCTCACTTGAGAGATCTAGAACCAGAACCAGGAAATCAAGAGAGAAGggtcttctgtctttttttttttcctttcctttgttttgtttttaagacaggatctctctgtgtagccctgactatcctggaactcactctgttagccttgaactcagagagccacctgcctctgcttccatagtgctgagattaaaggcacgcgCCACCAGCAGACCCTACCTCTTCTCATCCCATCTCACCCCTGGCCAAAGTCCAAAGTTTACAAACCCAGCTTTCCAGAGAAGACAATGAACTGGAACCCCTGCAGCCCTTACGTTAACTAAAGGATCGAGCTTACCCAGTTCACTTCCATAACTGCATCATAATCCTTGGAGGCCTGTACTTTTCATATAAAGGAAACCTTTCTGCCTAAAAACTTTTCAAGTCAGACTACTAGAAACtaggtataaaagtcaattttatgcACATATGTTATCATGTTGCAAAGCCAAGCCTTGAGGAATGCCAGGTCTGACTCAGAGCAGAGTACAACCAGTCTGTGTGCTctgctccaccccaccccaaggcTGCCGGTCCAGTCTTTCCACTTGTGAATCCACCAAGTTTCAATGAACTCAACAATAATTTCAGGCATGCAGTACTGATCAAGTCCTTCTAGTATAAACTAGAGAGTAGCCTACCACCATCATGCTAAACCAGCACCGTGTCTACCCCTAGGaataaattcataaatgaaaacaataaaggtCAAGTGTCTACATTTACTTTAAGAATTTTACagcaatggggttggggatttagctcagtggtaaagcgcttgcctaggaagcgcaaggccctgggttcgatccccagctccgaaaaaaagaaccaaaaaaaaaaattttttacagCAATGAATCAATAAATTTAGTGAACGCATCAATAAATCCAGCAAATCAATGAGTTCTCATGTCCTAATGTCCTCCTAAgtattggatggatggatggatggatggacagacagacagaccgaacTTTAAATAAGGGAATACCTTTCATGAACGCAGAGGAGAAAATGTGCTAGCTGAAATCTTTAAGCTGCCTTCCTTTGGACTAACAGACATTGAAAAGCCTCCAACTGAGGTGTACAGGAATTCTTGGATTGGGACCAACAAACTAAGGAGCAACAAGCTCCAAACGAAAACCTAAGTAGATGCCACCTGTCCATGGCGTCCACAGACAGCCCAGGGGCCTGCAGAACTGCCTTAAGCCACTCATCTCTTACCCTCTAAAATGTTTCATCCTCACTCCCCTTTTTAGCCACACAGAAATAGCTTAGACCCAGGTGAGTGCAAGTCACTCATGCACCTTAAGTCTGTAACACTCCATTCAAGAAAGCAGGGATCGGCTTGTGCTCCCAGAGACATACAAGGTCTGAGGGATACCACAGAGTCTGCTATCCAGAAGACCTGCTTGGGCACACCGGGAACTCTAGGTAAGGAACATAATAAAGTCAGGACAAACTGTTACCAATCCCCTTTAAACAGGTGGTCACACTGAAACTTCTTACATTTGGCACTAACCTAAAATTATTACAGACCACGTCCTCTAAAATATATACACTCAACATTCCAACCAGCAGCACATTTAGACAATGTGAAGACAGCTGAGACCACACTTACTTGTAACAGGTAAACTCTAATCATGTAGACAAAACTCAGGCCCAGTGTCACGACCCACCGGACAGCTGTGTAGGGGGTAGATTTGTCCAGCCAGGACTGATAAATCTGTAAGGCAGAATAAATCGTTTATCAGCCCACAACTCCCATGTACTACAAAGTGCACTTTCGGAAATATCTGGGCTTCAATTTTAAAGagatatataaaaaaacaaagaggttatactatatataatatatacatatatatatgtgtgtgtataacatacacatacaatgtatgtacaatatatatgtaaatatagtgTGAAACACTGACAACAATTAATCTAAGATTTATCTGCAATAATTCCTGAAACAGATCCAATTCTTAAGCCAAAGCATTATAAAATAACCAGGCATAAAAGACTATGCTACAGCATTAACCAGAAACCTCATTATAGGGAAAATCAACCTCACCCAAAGGGAGGACACAAGCTACAGAGGAGCAAGTCCACCCTTTAAACCCACCGTCCCATGCTGTATTATGCATACCCTAACACACATACTGCAACCCACAGTGTAACCCATACTGAGCATGCACACTCTAACACACATACTGTAACATACTGTAACATGCATCCTATAACATGCTGTAACACACATATAGTATAGCCCATACTGTAACCCACACCGTGACATACATACTATGACACACATACTGTAACCCATACTGAACACCCATACTCTAACACACATACTGTAACATACTGTAACATGCATCCTATAACACATGCTGTAACACACATACTGCAACCCATAGTGTAACCCATACTGAACATGCATACTCTAACACATACTGAAACACACATACTGTAACATGTATCCtataacaaactgcaacccataCTGTTACAGACATACAGTATAGTCCCTAACCCATACTGTAACATGCACAATATAGCCCATACTGTAACCCATACTCTAACACACATACTATGACATACTGTAACCCATGCTGTAATTCACATACTGTGACACGATACTGTAACACTCATACTGTAACCCATAGTGTAGCACACATACTCTAACATGTATACTGTAACCCATGCTGTAACACACATGGGTCAAATCCTACCGAAAACCTATTTTCCCAAAGGGTCTCTCTGAGTCCCAGATGTGGCTCTTAAGCctccaggaccttgcacttccccAGTCGGCGCACGCTGACCTTGCCTGTCTTCACTGGAAAGTGGCTGGTCACAGCTTGACGGCTGGCAGCCAAagtgtgcattcacacataccAAAGCAGCTACAGTCATTACTATGGAAGCTCTTGGTTTTTCTATAAACATGCATTTCAGGTACACATAGATATGTTTTACATCTTAATTCTGAACTGTAACTCTAAGTTTTAATTACAAGCATTTTTAAACATTCGCAATTATGTAAATATACCTATCCGCCAAGCAGCTTCAATAATTAGCAACAGATTGCCGTATGATACTTTCTTAAAAGCATGGTAAGTTTTTAACTGAACCATAAGATCAGCTCACTGAATCAGACTTGTAGACAGTGAGTGTGTGAGGCAGCCTCAAGCAGCCATACATCGTGACCTACATCTCTACCTGGGCCAGCATGAAAGGCTCACACTCTCAGGGAGCAACACCCAACAGACACCTGAGGGCAAAAGAAGGCCTAGGTTTGCTAGAATGTGGGTGGCAGGTTGAAGAAAAGGCGTGGAAAGAGAAGATCAAGGACCATTGTTGTCCTACACCACTGAGATGAGGATTTTAGTATTATAAAGGAGGAGAAGTAGCAACagcaaaacagaaacaggaacAAGTAGTCCCCACTGTCCAGACCCTGCTACCTGACCTTTTTCTGGAACA
It encodes the following:
- the Rer1 gene encoding protein RER1, whose translation is MSEGDSVGDSVHGKPSVVYRFFSRLGQIYQSWLDKSTPYTAVRWVVTLGLSFVYMIRVYLLQGWYIVTYALGIYHLNLFIAFLSPKVDPSLMEDSDDGPSLPTKQNEEFRPFIRRLPEFKFWHAATKGILVAMICTFFEAFNVPVFWPILVMYFIMLFCITMKRQIKHMIKYRYIPFTHGKRRYKGKEDVGKTFAS
- the Rer1 gene encoding protein RER1 isoform X1, yielding MSEGDSVGDSVHGKPSVVYRFFSRLGQIYQSWLDKSTPYTAVRWVVTLGLSFVYMIRVYLLQGWYIVTYALGIYHLNLFIAFLSPKVDPSLMEDSDDGPSLPTKQNEEFRPFIRRLPEFKFWHAATKGILVAMICTFFEAFNVPVFWPILVMYFIMLFCITMKRQIKVKITVLLCKLTVTSPRLQYPWKSMLAFSAGITFCV